One region of Vigna angularis cultivar LongXiaoDou No.4 chromosome 10, ASM1680809v1, whole genome shotgun sequence genomic DNA includes:
- the LOC108335193 gene encoding 3-ketoacyl-CoA synthase 6: MPHFSNSVKLKYVKLGYQYLVNHIITFIIIPLMLATFIELLRLGPDEILKLWNSLHLHLVQILSSSFLLIIIATIYFMSKPRTVFLVDYACFKPPVTCRVPFATFMEHSRLILKNNPKSVEFQMRILERSGLGEETCLPPAIHYIPPKPTMEAARGEAELVIFSAMDSLFKKTGLKPKDIDILIVNCSLFSPTPSLSAMVINKYKLRSNIKSFNLSGMGCSAGLISIDLARDLLQIHPNSNAVVVSTEIITPNYYQGNERAMLLPNCLFRMGGAAILLSNRKSERKRAKYRLVHVVRTHKGSDDKAFRCVFEEEDKEGKVGISLSKDLMAIAGEALKSNITTMGPLVLPASEQLLFLFTLIGRKIFNPRWKPYIPDFKQAFEHFCIHAGGRAVIDELQKNLQLSAEHVEASRMTLHRFGNTSSSSLWYELNYIESKGRMKRGDRVWQIAFGSGFKCNSAVWKCNRTIETPLDGPWSDCIHRYPVHIPEIVKL; the protein is encoded by the coding sequence ATGCCTCATTTCTCAAACTCAGTCAAGCTCAAGTATGTCAAACTTGGCTACCAATACCTTGTCAACCACATCATAACCTTCATCATCATACCCCTAATGCTTGCAACATTCATAGAGCTACTTCGTTTAGGCCCAGATGAAATCCTCAAACTTTGGAACTCTCTTCACCTTCACCTCGTCCAAATCCTCTCCTCTTCCTTCCTCCTCATCATCATCGCCACCATCTACTTCATGTCCAAGCCACGCACGGTGTTCCTTGTCGACTACGCCTGCTTCAAGCCACCGGTCACGTGCCGTGTCCCTTTTGCCACCTTCATGGAGCATTCGCGGCTCATACTCAAGAACAACCCCAAAAGCGTGGAGTTCCAGATGAGGATTCTAGAAAGATCTGGCCTTGGAGAAGAAACATGTCTCCCTCCTGCGATCCATTACATCCCACCCAAACCCACCATGGAAGCAGCGAGAGGTGAAGCCGAACTTGTGATATTCTCGGCCATGGACTCGTTGTTCAAGAAAACGGGTCTGAAGCCAAAGGACATTGACATTCTCATAGTGAACTGCAGCCTCTTCTCTCCAACACCATCTTTGTCAGCTATGGTGATCAACAAGTACAAACTCAGAAGCAACATCAAGAGCTTCAACCTCTCGGGAATGGGGTGCAGTGCGGGGCTTATTTCCATCGACCTGGCTCGTGACCTTCTCCAAATCCACCCTAATTCCAACGCTGTGGTTGTGAGCACGGAGATCATAACCCCCAACTACTACCAGGGCAATGAGAGAGCCATGCTTCTTCCGAACTGCTTGTTCAGAATGGGTGGTGCTGCCATTCTGCTATCCAACAGAAAATCTGAACGCAAGAGGGCTAAGTACAGACTGGTTCACGTGGTGAGAACCCACAAGGGCTCCGACGACAAAGCGTTCCGTTGTGTGTTTGAAGAGGAAGACAAAGAAGGAAAAGTGGGGATTTCACTTTCCAAGGACCTTATGGCCATAGCAGGAGAAGCATTGAAGTCGAACATAACCACCATGGGACCCCTCGTGCTTCCTGCTTCGGAGCAGTTACTTTTCCTTTTCACGCTTATCGGAAGGAAAATCTTCAACCCCAGATGGAAGCCTTACATCCCTGACTTCAAACAAGCCTTTGAGCACTTCTGCATCCACGCTGGTGGGCGTGCTGTGATCGACGAGTTGCAGAAGAATCTTCAGCTTTCTGCGGAGCATGTTGAGGCTTCCAGAATGACCCTGCACCGGTTCGGGAAcacctcttcttcctctctgtGGTACGAACTGAACTACATTGAGTCGAAGGGGAGAATGAAGAGAGGTGATAGGGTTTGGCAGATTGCATTCGGAAGTGGGTTCAAGTGCAACAGTGCTGTTTGGAAGTGCAATAGAACCATTGAGACACCTCTTGATGGCCCTTGGAGTGATTGCATTCATCGCTACCCGGTTCACATTCCTGAGATCGTTAAGCTCTAG